GATAAATCGCAGCAGGGGGGAATCAGGGGTGAGAGGATTTTGGGCGATCGCCTTTTCTAAGGGAGGTTGAGAGCGATTCGATACAGTCACTTTACTGATTGCCCAGCCTAGGGTCACTCCGGCTCCCCAACCCAGGAGTTTACGACGTTTGATATTCATTCGGGTTTAGCTTCATCTCTTCAACAGTAATTTGTGCTTGTCTGAGAATACCACTTAACGTCCCAACTTTTAACTCTTTATGCAAGGGAACGACACAACCAATTGTTCCTTCGTCAGTTATCTGTTTCATAACAACATGACTCCCCGTTTGACGAACAATTTCAAAATCTAAACGCTCAAGCGCCCGAATTGCTTCTCTGCTAGAAATTCGTGGTAACTTAGGCATAGTTAACCTCAATGGTAGTCACAAATCGAGGCGAAGTTTCTGGGAGGGGAAATTCTTCTAAATAGAGTTGTGTGGCTTGTTTTAAACCGGCGATCGCCTGTTCTATGGTTTCTCCTTGATCCACTGTACCCACTTCTGGACATTCGGCAATATAAAGATCCTCTTCTTTATACACAATTACAGTCAAGTGACAACTCTTAATCAAATTTTACTTCTTCAGCTTTGCAATTATATAGATAATTGCAATAGCACAAAAATCTAGAAAAAACTCTGCTTCATCCTTAGATAGATTCTCAATTGAGGTTCCACCATGTCTTATGCCATTTTTGTTACTAGCGATCCCATAAGCCTGTGAGACTAATTTGGCAATATCAGCATCTAGGTTATCTGATTTGATCAAATAACCTAGAGTTTTTCTCGGTTCGTTTAAAAGAATCTTTAAGCACGATTCAATGGAATTTATCGCTTCTTTGATTGCATTTTCATAGTCAGGATTAGCTGAGTAAATAAAGTTTTTTGCTTTCTGCCATTGTATTCGCACGGGATCTAATTCATCTTTAAGTAAATTATTTGCTTTTTTCCAGTGCCTTGAACGGCTTGAGCGTCGTTCTAGCTCATCTGTTTTGAGTAAAATATCAGCATATAAGTCCTCGACATAGGCTCTTCTTTCTGCATAGGTGTTTAAATTTTTTCTGCAATACACCCAAAACGCTTCGAGGGATTTATATGGATTTGGGTTTTCCCAGTTTAAGTCTTTCAGTTCAGACCAGATTTCAGAATAAAATTTTTTATAACCATCAGGTTGTCCATCCTTACGTTCATCTGTAACATACTGAATCATCAATAACTTGAGCAAATCAATCTTGCGTCTTAAGGATTCTGTGAATTGTTTATTGATCATTAATGAAGTTATCCTACCTGTGTTCTAGATTACTCAATTAAAATTATAGTCTTAACCCTAAGCAGTAACCCGATCGCCTCTTCTCTCCTGCTGTTCTCCTGCTGTACCCTTGCCCTTTTGCCCTAAAATCAGAAAGGCGCTCTCTGTTGCGAATCGATCATGGCTGCACCTTCTGACTGTCCGTTTTCCCCCCAAGATATTGCCTCTGAAGGCTTGAAACCCTCGGAATATGAGGAAATTGTCCAACGCCTCGGTAGACACCCCAATAAGGCAGAATTAGGCATGTTTGGGGTGATGTGGTCGGAGCATTGTTGCTACAAAAACTCCCGGCCCCTCCTGAGTCAGTTTCCGACAACAGGCGATCGCATCCTGGTCGGCCCTGGAGAGAATGCGGGAGTGGTGGATCTCGGTGAAGGTCTGCGGTTAGCGTTTAAGATTGAGTCCCATAATCATCCGTCGGCGATCGAACCCTTCCAAGGCGCTGCCACCGGAGTCGGTGGTATCCTTCGCGACATCTTTACCATGGGCGCTCGCCCCATTGCCGTCCTCAACTCCCTGCGCTTCGGTTCCCTGGAAGATAGCCGCACCCGTCGCATTTTTACCGGGGTTGTGGATGGTATTGCCCATTATGGGAATAGTGTAGGCGTGCCCACCGTGGGCGGTGAGGTCTATTTTGACCCCGCCTATACCGGCAATCCCTTAGTCAATGTTATGGCTCTGGGATTGATGGAAACCCCAGAAATTGTCAAATCTGGAGCCTCTGGCACGGGTAACCCAGTTCTTTATGTGGGTTCGACTACCGGGCGCGATGGCATGGGGGGAGCGAGTTTTGCTAGTGCCGAACTGAGCGACAGCTCCATGGACGATCGCCCCGCAGTGCAAGTCGGCGATCCCTTCCTGGAAAAATCCCTGATTGAAGCCTGTCTCGAAGCCTTCAAAACCGGGGCAGTGGTGGCTGCTCAGGACATGGGAGCCGCCGGAATTACCTGCTCGACCTCAGAAATGGCGGCGAAAGGCGGGGTCGGCATTGAGCTGGATCTGGACAAAATTCCGGTGCGCGAAACCGGCATGGTTCCCTACGAGTATTTACTGTCGGAATCCCAAGAGCGGATGTTATTTGTGGCGTACAAGGGTCGGGAGCAGGAACTAATCGACATTTTCCATCGCTGGGGACTGCAAGCGGTGGTTGCCGGAGAAGTGATTGATGATCCCATTGTGCGGATTCTCTTCCAAGGACAAACGGCTGCGGAAATTACGGCTACGGCACTCTCGGATAATACCCCCATTTACCACCATGAACTGATGGCCGAGCCGCCGGAATATGCCCAAACTGCCTGGCAATGGACGGAGGCAGAACTGCCCCCCTGTAAGGCTGAGGGGATTGAAATTGGGGGCGAGTTCAAGTCCTGGAAAGACTGCCTGCTGGATCTTTTAGATACACCCACGATCGCCTCGAAGCAATGGGTCTATCGCCAATATGACCATCAGGTACAGAATAACACGGTGGTTTTTCCCGGTGGCGCGGATGCCTCGATTATCCGCTTGCGTCCGGTGAATGACAGCGTGGAACCTCAACCGTTGCCTGCTGTGCAGTCGGGGGTGGCTGCAACGGTGGATTGTAATTCCCGCTACGTCTATCTCAACCCCTACGAAGGGGCGAAAGCGGTGGTGGCAGAAGCGGCGCGAAATCTGAGCTGTGTGGGGGCAGAACCCATTGCTGTGACCGATAATCTGAATTTTGGCTCCCCGGAAAAAGCGATCGGCTATTGGCAACTCGCCGAAGCCTGTCGGGGACTCTCGGAAGCGTGCGGGGAGTTCTCCACTCCCGTCACTGGGGGGAATGTGTCTCTGTATAATGAAACTCTTGATAGTTCGGGAAATCCCCAGCCCATTTATCCGACTCCTGTGGTGGGAATGGTGGGGTTAGTGCCCGATTTATCGAGGATTTGCGGCCAAGGATGGCGTAAAATTGGCGATCGCATCTACCTGTTGGGTTCCGGTGCAAATCTGACCTTGGGCGCGTCCGAATATCTCGCCAGTTTGCACCACACCGTCGCCGGACAACCGCCAACCGTGGATTTTGACTTGGAACGTCGGGTGCAAGCCGCCTGTCGCCACGGCATTCGTCAGGGATGGCTCAACTCAGCCCATGATTGCGCGGAAGGCGGGTTAGCGGTTGCCCTGGCAGAATCCTGCATTGCGGGAGGCTTAGGAGCGCAGATTGAGTTTCCCTCTGGCGAGCAACGCCCGGATCTGAGTTGGTTTGGGGAAGGATTAGCCCGAATTGTGGTCTCGGTTGCGCCAGAATTTGTAGAAGCTTGGGAAGCCTATCTTCAGGAGAAACTGCCCCATCAATGGCAGGCTATGGGCACAGTGCAAGGAGAGAGTCTGGAGATTAAGGGCATTTTAGCAGCTACGATCGCAGAAATGGGCGATCGCCACCAACAAGCCATCCCCCGCCGTCTCCACGTTTAGCCAATTCCCTCCTGCAATGATCCCCCGTAGATACTGTCTTGGATGTCAAGGGGAGGCGATCGGGACGGCGCTCGGAGCGGCGATCGTGTAATTGGGGTCAAAAGGCTTTTGGGACTTCAGCAAGGCAAAGGCCAAATGAAGAAGTTTACGCATGACGGCCCCAATCAATAGCTCCTGTTGTTTTCCCAGGTGGGGATGGCGCTGAAAATGGTCTCGAATCAGTTCTTGCACTTGTTGTTTTTGCTGCTCTATACCCTACTGTTGTCCCACCAGGAATTGGGCCAGTGCTTCTCCATAGGTACTGGTGGCTTCCATGCAAGCATGGAGGTTAGATACTTCTTTACCTTGAAGCCAAGCGAGTAACTTCTCGAAGCCTTCACTATCATTACTAAACTTTCTTGGTTTACTGTCGAGTTTTTAGATTGCCTGTGTTCAGTTGGGTTGGCTTATCTACATAACAGATTAACGGGTCGTCATCTCAGGGGCGGGACAGCTTCAACTCAACCGATGCCACATCACTCTTACTTTGTACTGAAACTCTACTTAGGGCATGATCATTTGAGCATTTCTTTACTTTTCCTCTCCTCTGACTCCCTGGGGTTGTTCTGTTGTCTGTTCTTTATTTCCCTCCTGATCACCATTGATGGAGCTTGCTGTTTAACGATCGCCGGCTTGGCCCGATCGCCTACTTGGCCCGATCGCCAGTAGGAAGCAACTGGGTTTGTGCCCAACCAGTTGAGTCTGACCCCCAAGATTGAGTACACTCTCTATTATGCAAATCAATGATGACGACCAATCTGTACTCAACGACAACGTTGACTTGAGTAGTCCCCTGGATAACCTAGGGCCTATGGAAGGGACTCCAGAGAGCGCCCCACCCCCCGATCCAGAGGAAATGTTGCCCTTGCTAGAATCCTCCGTTACCCAAGAGCGGATGTTAGCAGCAAGGGTATTTTGCGAAATCCAAGACCATCGAGCGATTTCCCCTTTAATTCGGTTATTGGGCGATCGCTGTCCTTTGGTGCGCGTCAGTGCTGCCTATGCTCTAGGACGGAATCCTTCCTCAGAGGCAATCGAACCCATAATTGACCAACTGCAACGGGACTGGAATGGCTATGTTCGCAAAGGGTTAGTCTGGTCATTAGGCAATAATCGCGATAGCCGCAGTTTATTTCCGTTGATTGACTCCCTGCGTACCGATATCCCCGCCGTGCGCCTCTGGGCTGCCAGTGCCTTGGCACAAATGACTCACGTGAGTTATGAAGCGATTATTAGCACGATTCCGCCCCTAATTGAAGGATTAAGACGAGACCCCATTCCCGCCATTCGCAGTAACTGTGCCTGGTCTATCGGTCAACTAGCCCGCGAAATGCCCTCGAATGTGGTCTATGCTGGGGCGATCGATGGTCTAATTGAAGCCTTTGTGGAAGACGAAGACCTAGGAGTACGGGAAGATGCGCGATCGGCCTTGCTCAAAGTCGGAGACCCCAGAGCCTTACAACTGATTGAAGAGTTAGAACAAGAAGGATGGTTTTAGTCAGGTTGAGAAACAGAGAAGAGCGATCGATTGATTCTCGGATTGAGATACATAACTTAATATTGGCCATAAACAGACTTGATCTATACTGGATGGCCATTAAAGCACTTGCCCTCAATGCTTTCTCATGCCTGTAGGGAAACTCAATTACTATGCCCAACTATGCAGACCGAGATCGAGAAGCTACCATCAGTCTTTATACTCCCTTATGGATGCGTCAAGATATTGATTTAGATACCTGTGATAGTTACTAGTGGATGCAATTGTTTTTTGCTCCTCAATTGGCGAAGAATCCTTCCGTTATTAAATTGAGACTCCATTTACTTTATCCTATAGAGACTTCTAATCGCGATTTCTCTACAGTCTCTTATGATCAACATCATTCTCTGAAACTGGAAGCGGCCTTA
This window of the Roseofilum capinflatum BLCC-M114 genome carries:
- a CDS encoding type II toxin-antitoxin system HicA family toxin, with the translated sequence MPKLPRISSREAIRALERLDFEIVRQTGSHVVMKQITDEGTIGCVVPLHKELKVGTLSGILRQAQITVEEMKLNPNEYQTS
- a CDS encoding type II toxin-antitoxin system HicB family antitoxin; this translates as MKSCHLTVIVYKEEDLYIAECPEVGTVDQGETIEQAIAGLKQATQLYLEEFPLPETSPRFVTTIEVNYA
- the purL gene encoding phosphoribosylformylglycinamidine synthase subunit PurL; this translates as MAAPSDCPFSPQDIASEGLKPSEYEEIVQRLGRHPNKAELGMFGVMWSEHCCYKNSRPLLSQFPTTGDRILVGPGENAGVVDLGEGLRLAFKIESHNHPSAIEPFQGAATGVGGILRDIFTMGARPIAVLNSLRFGSLEDSRTRRIFTGVVDGIAHYGNSVGVPTVGGEVYFDPAYTGNPLVNVMALGLMETPEIVKSGASGTGNPVLYVGSTTGRDGMGGASFASAELSDSSMDDRPAVQVGDPFLEKSLIEACLEAFKTGAVVAAQDMGAAGITCSTSEMAAKGGVGIELDLDKIPVRETGMVPYEYLLSESQERMLFVAYKGREQELIDIFHRWGLQAVVAGEVIDDPIVRILFQGQTAAEITATALSDNTPIYHHELMAEPPEYAQTAWQWTEAELPPCKAEGIEIGGEFKSWKDCLLDLLDTPTIASKQWVYRQYDHQVQNNTVVFPGGADASIIRLRPVNDSVEPQPLPAVQSGVAATVDCNSRYVYLNPYEGAKAVVAEAARNLSCVGAEPIAVTDNLNFGSPEKAIGYWQLAEACRGLSEACGEFSTPVTGGNVSLYNETLDSSGNPQPIYPTPVVGMVGLVPDLSRICGQGWRKIGDRIYLLGSGANLTLGASEYLASLHHTVAGQPPTVDFDLERRVQAACRHGIRQGWLNSAHDCAEGGLAVALAESCIAGGLGAQIEFPSGEQRPDLSWFGEGLARIVVSVAPEFVEAWEAYLQEKLPHQWQAMGTVQGESLEIKGILAATIAEMGDRHQQAIPRRLHV
- a CDS encoding HEAT repeat domain-containing protein — protein: MQINDDDQSVLNDNVDLSSPLDNLGPMEGTPESAPPPDPEEMLPLLESSVTQERMLAARVFCEIQDHRAISPLIRLLGDRCPLVRVSAAYALGRNPSSEAIEPIIDQLQRDWNGYVRKGLVWSLGNNRDSRSLFPLIDSLRTDIPAVRLWAASALAQMTHVSYEAIISTIPPLIEGLRRDPIPAIRSNCAWSIGQLAREMPSNVVYAGAIDGLIEAFVEDEDLGVREDARSALLKVGDPRALQLIEELEQEGWF